In Verrucomicrobiota bacterium, one genomic interval encodes:
- a CDS encoding choice-of-anchor D domain-containing protein, translating to PVSTGGLILGYSPVTHPHVRFDPGDATTAYAAMGTPGLYRLSFAADGTFQAATKVLDPPAGGGGAIRCVAMDRHGRVFAAAGDNTGAGEFVNMSVNRGVSWTNLKTDMPGIADALGVLETVTYPSGEEHLLIGTQGTGAFRRRLPPPGGIITIKNGTTTLNHSQSTLDFGTGGLMPGSSVTLTIFNRGTIPLTSLNLRVTGINAAEFLVNQPISTTVPPGGSTTCTVTFSPVDHGVRAAALHIASSATDQSSFDINLTGPGQTLLETWRQTYFGTTNNAGNAADLFDYDHDGLVNLIEYAFGLNPTLADSSQLPAGQMIGSNFVISFTQPSRVGGITYVAKCRTSLTSVSWVAVPDTGTPPQHIFSVPIGTNTQLFMRLGVTAP from the coding sequence ACCTGTTTCTACAGGCGGTTTAATTTTGGGTTATTCTCCGGTCACACACCCGCACGTCAGATTCGATCCCGGCGACGCCACTACCGCCTATGCCGCCATGGGAACGCCAGGACTTTATCGCCTTAGCTTCGCTGCGGATGGCACTTTCCAAGCCGCGACCAAAGTGCTGGATCCTCCTGCCGGTGGCGGCGGCGCCATAAGGTGCGTAGCTATGGATCGGCACGGCAGAGTATTCGCGGCAGCGGGCGACAACACCGGTGCTGGCGAATTTGTGAACATGTCGGTTAACCGCGGGGTTTCATGGACAAACCTCAAAACGGATATGCCCGGGATAGCGGATGCTTTGGGAGTCCTCGAAACCGTCACGTATCCCTCCGGCGAGGAACATCTGCTTATCGGCACGCAAGGAACCGGAGCATTTCGCCGCCGCTTGCCTCCGCCCGGTGGCATCATCACGATCAAGAATGGAACCACAACCCTCAACCATTCGCAGTCCACGTTGGACTTCGGCACCGGGGGATTGATGCCTGGCAGTTCAGTGACCCTGACAATTTTCAACCGTGGCACGATCCCTCTTACAAGCCTCAATCTCAGGGTCACGGGCATCAACGCTGCAGAGTTTTTGGTCAATCAGCCAATATCTACCACAGTCCCGCCTGGCGGTAGCACGACATGCACAGTGACATTCTCGCCAGTCGATCATGGAGTACGTGCTGCGGCGCTCCACATTGCGAGCAGCGCAACGGATCAGAGTTCGTTCGATATTAACCTGACCGGACCAGGCCAAACGCTCTTGGAAACCTGGCGCCAGACTTACTTTGGCACGACGAACAATGCCGGGAATGCAGCCGATCTGTTCGATTACGACCATGACGGACTCGTAAATCTGATTGAATATGCGTTTGGATTGAACCCGACGCTTGCTGACTCTTCGCAACTCCCCGCTGGGCAAATGATCGGTAGCAACTTCGTGATCAGCTTTACTCAGCCGAGCAGAGTCGGAGGTATCACCTACGTCGCGAAGTGCCGCACAAGTCTGACATCGGTAAGTTGGGTGGCGGTTCCCGACACCGGCACTCCGCCACAGCACATTTTCAGTGTACCCATCGGCACCAACACACAGCTCTTCATGAGGCTAGGAGTAACCGCTCCGTGA